One Bacillus amyloliquefaciens DSM 7 = ATCC 23350 DNA window includes the following coding sequences:
- a CDS encoding DUF2268 domain-containing protein, with protein sequence MSVKLTYQWMEKAASINDLAPHLLPLFSGAEKKEWKSILAMLQNHGMFRHLKDGVVTSKRLKERGCYSHIQKEEAYLKEKWSGPDVPIVVLPVDERNRKVRMEFGSKSGLAFRDKMFLFLSSDISNSAVSALMTHEYNHVCRLEHVTMDEKDETLLDTIMMEGLAEYAVYERFGSSLTAEWTSYYTPEQLDFLFEKRVKPNLRLTRDNRMFSQLLYGKGYFPSMLGYAVGFNIVKKYLTDHQKTVKEALATPSKTFLEATL encoded by the coding sequence ATGAGCGTCAAGCTGACATATCAATGGATGGAAAAGGCGGCATCCATCAATGATTTGGCCCCGCACCTTTTGCCGCTTTTTTCAGGGGCCGAAAAGAAAGAATGGAAATCGATACTTGCGATGCTTCAAAACCACGGCATGTTCCGCCATCTGAAGGACGGTGTCGTGACCAGTAAACGGCTGAAAGAAAGGGGATGCTACAGCCATATCCAAAAGGAGGAAGCTTATTTAAAGGAGAAGTGGAGCGGGCCGGACGTGCCGATCGTTGTTTTGCCCGTCGATGAACGGAACCGGAAAGTACGTATGGAATTCGGGTCAAAATCCGGTCTAGCCTTCCGGGACAAAATGTTTCTCTTTTTATCGTCGGATATCTCCAATTCCGCTGTATCCGCCCTTATGACGCATGAATATAATCACGTCTGCCGGTTAGAGCATGTGACAATGGACGAAAAAGATGAGACATTACTTGATACAATCATGATGGAGGGGCTGGCAGAATATGCTGTATATGAGCGCTTCGGCTCAAGTCTTACGGCGGAATGGACGTCCTACTATACGCCTGAGCAGCTTGATTTTCTGTTTGAAAAAAGAGTCAAGCCGAACCTCAGATTAACGAGAGACAACAGGATGTTTTCCCAGCTGTTATACGGAAAAGGATACTTCCCCTCAATGCTTGGGTATGCCGTCGGATTCAATATAGTAAAAAAATATTTAACCGACCATCAAAAAACAGTAAAAGAAGCATTGGCCACACCTTCAAAAACCTTTCTGGAAGCAACGCTTTAA
- a CDS encoding peptide-binding protein yields the protein MKLRKTALMMLSVFMTLAIFLSACSGSKSTSTESKPAGKPQKGGDLVVGSTGEPTLFNPLYSTDVASSDIEGMIYSTLLETDEKLNVKPSLAEKVTEADGGLTYNVKLKKGVKFHDGKELTADDVVFTYSIPLNKDYNGERGSGFESLKSVTKKGKYEIQFKMKKKDAYFYNVVLDSYGILPKHILGKVPVADLGENEFNRKNPIGSGPFKFAEWKKGEYVKLKANDDYFGGRPYLDTVTVKTIPDSNAAVAQLKAGDIDFFVVPGTDFDSVKTFGNVKVKSDLGLNYSYIGWNEKKELFKDKKVRQALTYALDRQAMVDQVLNGDGKVANVPESPLSWNYPKSKVPTFDYNPKKAKQLLKEAGWEDHDGDGYLDKDGKKFSFEIKTNQGNKIREDLAVVVQQQLKEVGIEAKPRIVEFSALIEQTSAPNWDYDALLLGWSLATFPDQFSIFHSSQSKNGLNNIWYKNPKVDKLLEEAKSITDRKEYQKKYEEIYKLIAEDQPYSFLFYYNYHRAMPNNLQGYVFHPKNDLYNIEKWWLDQK from the coding sequence ATGAAATTACGTAAAACCGCACTGATGATGCTTAGTGTTTTTATGACGCTCGCCATCTTCCTGTCAGCATGCTCCGGTTCAAAATCCACAAGCACCGAATCCAAACCGGCAGGAAAGCCGCAAAAAGGCGGAGATTTGGTTGTCGGGTCAACTGGGGAACCAACACTTTTTAATCCTCTTTACTCCACTGATGTTGCAAGTTCCGATATTGAAGGAATGATTTACAGCACATTATTAGAAACCGATGAAAAATTGAACGTCAAGCCGTCGCTGGCTGAAAAAGTAACAGAAGCTGACGGGGGATTAACGTATAACGTAAAACTTAAAAAAGGCGTTAAATTCCATGATGGAAAAGAGCTCACAGCCGATGATGTAGTTTTCACCTACAGTATTCCTCTTAACAAAGATTACAACGGTGAGCGGGGCTCAGGTTTTGAGTCACTTAAATCCGTAACGAAAAAAGGAAAATATGAAATTCAATTTAAAATGAAGAAAAAAGATGCCTATTTCTATAATGTCGTTCTCGACAGTTACGGCATTTTACCTAAACATATTTTGGGTAAGGTTCCGGTTGCCGACCTGGGAGAGAATGAATTTAACCGTAAAAATCCAATCGGCTCCGGTCCGTTTAAGTTTGCTGAGTGGAAAAAGGGCGAGTATGTCAAACTGAAAGCAAACGATGATTACTTTGGAGGCAGACCTTATCTCGATACAGTGACAGTGAAAACAATTCCTGATTCTAACGCTGCCGTGGCCCAGTTAAAAGCGGGAGATATTGATTTCTTCGTTGTGCCTGGCACTGATTTTGATTCGGTTAAAACGTTTGGAAATGTGAAGGTCAAATCTGACCTTGGTTTAAACTACAGCTATATCGGCTGGAATGAGAAAAAAGAGCTCTTTAAGGATAAAAAAGTGCGCCAGGCATTGACTTACGCTCTTGACAGGCAGGCAATGGTGGATCAAGTGCTGAATGGAGACGGCAAGGTAGCGAATGTTCCTGAGAGTCCGCTGTCATGGAATTATCCGAAGTCTAAAGTGCCGACATTTGATTATAATCCGAAAAAAGCAAAACAGCTGTTAAAAGAAGCCGGATGGGAAGATCATGACGGTGACGGCTACCTTGACAAAGATGGGAAAAAATTCTCTTTTGAAATTAAAACGAATCAAGGCAATAAAATTCGCGAAGATTTAGCAGTTGTCGTTCAGCAGCAATTAAAAGAAGTGGGAATTGAGGCTAAGCCGCGGATTGTTGAATTCAGTGCGTTAATTGAACAGACCAGTGCCCCTAATTGGGATTATGACGCACTTCTTCTCGGATGGAGTCTTGCAACGTTCCCGGATCAGTTCTCCATCTTCCATTCAAGCCAATCTAAAAACGGGCTGAATAATATCTGGTATAAAAATCCGAAAGTCGATAAGCTTCTTGAAGAGGCGAAGTCAATTACCGACAGAAAAGAATACCAAAAGAAATATGAAGAGATTTACAAATTGATTGCGGAAGATCAGCCGTACAGCTTCTTATTCTATTACAATTATCACAGAGCGATGCCGAATAATTTACAAGGCTATGTATTCCACCCTAAAAATGACTTGTACAATATTGAAAAATGGTGGCTGGACCAAAAATAG
- a CDS encoding ABC transporter permease, translating to MLKYIGKRFIYMIITLFVIVTATFFLMQAAPGGPFSGERKLPPEIEANLNEHYGLDKPLFVQYVSYLKSVALWDFGPSFKYKGQSVNDLINSGFPVSFTLGAEAILLALAFGVLFGVLAALYHNKWQDYTIAILTIFGISVPSFILATILQYIFSIKLELFPVAGWESWAYTFLPSIALASMPMAFIARLSRSSMIEVLNSDYIRTAKAKGLSRPSVTVRHALRNALLPVVTYMGPMAASILTGSFIIESIFGIPGLGAHFVNSITNRDYTVIMGVTVFFSVILLFCVLIVDVLYGLIDPRIKLSKAKKGA from the coding sequence TTGCTGAAATATATCGGTAAACGATTCATTTACATGATCATCACGCTGTTTGTGATTGTGACCGCCACTTTCTTCTTAATGCAGGCAGCGCCGGGCGGACCATTTTCCGGCGAAAGAAAGCTGCCGCCTGAAATTGAGGCAAACTTAAACGAACACTATGGTCTGGACAAGCCTCTTTTCGTTCAATATGTCAGCTACTTAAAATCTGTGGCGCTGTGGGACTTCGGACCTTCTTTTAAATATAAAGGCCAAAGTGTTAATGATTTAATCAACTCAGGCTTCCCCGTCTCATTCACTCTCGGTGCAGAAGCTATTCTCCTCGCTTTAGCGTTTGGTGTGCTTTTCGGGGTGCTGGCTGCCCTGTACCATAATAAATGGCAGGATTATACCATTGCGATCTTAACGATCTTTGGGATCTCAGTTCCGAGCTTTATATTGGCGACGATTTTGCAATATATTTTCTCAATTAAATTAGAACTGTTCCCGGTCGCGGGGTGGGAATCCTGGGCATACACCTTTCTGCCCTCCATTGCGCTCGCTTCCATGCCGATGGCGTTCATTGCCAGACTCTCCCGTTCAAGCATGATTGAAGTGTTAAACAGCGATTACATACGGACTGCAAAAGCAAAAGGACTTTCCCGTCCGTCAGTCACCGTGCGCCATGCGCTTCGAAACGCGCTTTTGCCCGTCGTGACATATATGGGGCCGATGGCGGCATCCATTTTAACTGGAAGTTTCATCATTGAATCTATTTTCGGAATTCCCGGTTTAGGGGCGCATTTTGTAAACAGTATTACAAACCGTGATTATACCGTCATTATGGGAGTTACCGTGTTCTTCAGCGTAATCCTTCTTTTTTGCGTGTTAATTGTAGACGTGCTGTACGGATTAATCGATCCGAGAATCAAGCTTTCTAAAGCAAAGAAAGGAGCCTAG
- a CDS encoding ABC transporter ATP-binding protein has protein sequence MSTLLEVNNLKTYFFRKKQPILAVDGVDFHINKGETVALVGESGSGKSITSLSIMGLVQGSGGKIMDGSIKLEGRDLASFTENEYCKIRGNDVSMIFQEPMTSLNPVLTIGEQITEVLEYHKKMSKKEAAKKAVELLELVGFSRAEQVMKEYPHRLSGGMRQRVMIAIALSCNPKLLIADEPTTALDVTIQAQVLELMKDLCNKFDTSILLITHDLGVVSEAADRVIVMYCGQVVESASVEDLFLNPLHPYTEGLLNSIPVIDGEIDTLKAIKGSVPTPDNLPVGCRFAPRCSKAMDKCKTGQPELVTHESGRSVRCFLYEEEGAQSK, from the coding sequence ATGAGCACACTATTAGAAGTGAATAATTTAAAGACCTATTTTTTCAGAAAGAAACAGCCGATTCTCGCAGTCGACGGGGTTGATTTTCACATTAACAAAGGCGAAACCGTCGCACTTGTAGGAGAATCCGGCTCGGGCAAAAGCATCACCTCGCTTTCTATTATGGGACTTGTCCAAGGATCGGGCGGAAAAATTATGGACGGCTCGATTAAGCTTGAAGGCAGGGACCTGGCCTCCTTCACCGAAAACGAATATTGCAAAATCCGCGGAAATGACGTCTCTATGATCTTTCAGGAACCCATGACTTCCCTGAACCCGGTGCTGACCATCGGGGAACAAATTACCGAAGTGCTTGAATACCATAAAAAAATGAGTAAAAAAGAAGCGGCCAAAAAGGCCGTTGAGCTTCTTGAGCTCGTCGGATTCTCCAGAGCGGAACAAGTGATGAAAGAATATCCGCACCGTCTGTCCGGAGGGATGAGACAGAGGGTGATGATCGCCATTGCGCTCAGCTGCAATCCGAAACTTTTGATCGCCGATGAACCGACGACGGCGCTTGATGTGACGATACAAGCCCAAGTATTGGAGCTGATGAAAGACCTCTGCAATAAATTCGATACTTCCATTCTGCTTATCACTCACGATTTAGGCGTCGTTTCAGAAGCCGCAGACAGGGTGATTGTAATGTACTGCGGACAAGTCGTAGAGAGCGCGAGTGTGGAAGACTTATTTTTAAACCCTCTCCATCCGTACACGGAAGGGCTGTTAAACTCCATACCGGTGATAGACGGAGAGATTGATACATTAAAAGCGATCAAAGGCAGTGTCCCGACACCGGATAATCTTCCGGTAGGCTGCCGATTCGCCCCGAGGTGTTCAAAAGCGATGGACAAATGCAAAACGGGGCAGCCGGAGCTGGTGACACATGAAAGCGGCCGTTCTGTAAGATGTTTTCTATATGAGGAAGAGGGTGCCCAATCAAAATGA
- a CDS encoding ABC transporter ATP-binding protein, which translates to MTAVSQETILELKDVKKYFPIRSGFFQRKVGDIKAVDGVSFSLKRGETLGIVGESGCGKSTAGRTMIRLYKPTDGRILFKGQDISGLSEEKLRKSVRKNIQMVFQDPFASLNPRKTLRSIIKEPLQTHHMYSMRERNEKVEELLAKVGLHPSFANRYPHEFSGGQRQRIGIARALTLNPELIIADEPVSALDVSIQAQVINLMEELQEEFNLTYLFISHDLSVVRHISDKVGVMYLGKMMELTDKHELYDNPLHPYTQALLSSVPVTRKKDAVKRERIILKGELPSPANPPKGCVFHTRCPMAKPICKEQVPAFEEAAPGHYVSCHLYA; encoded by the coding sequence ATGACAGCTGTGAGCCAAGAAACGATTTTAGAGCTGAAAGATGTAAAAAAATATTTCCCGATCCGCTCCGGTTTTTTTCAAAGAAAAGTCGGAGACATAAAGGCTGTTGACGGCGTTTCATTTTCACTGAAGCGAGGGGAGACGCTCGGCATCGTCGGTGAATCAGGATGCGGCAAATCAACGGCGGGAAGAACGATGATCCGTCTATACAAGCCGACAGACGGCCGGATTCTTTTTAAAGGTCAGGATATCTCCGGCTTATCTGAAGAAAAGCTGAGAAAAAGCGTCCGGAAAAACATCCAGATGGTCTTCCAAGATCCCTTTGCATCGCTTAATCCGAGAAAAACGCTCCGCTCCATTATTAAAGAACCGTTACAGACTCACCATATGTACAGCATGCGCGAGCGGAACGAGAAAGTGGAGGAGCTGCTGGCGAAAGTCGGTCTTCATCCGAGCTTTGCAAACCGCTATCCGCACGAATTTTCCGGAGGGCAGCGTCAGCGGATCGGGATCGCGCGGGCTTTGACATTGAATCCCGAGCTGATTATCGCGGATGAACCCGTTTCCGCGCTCGATGTCTCCATTCAGGCCCAAGTCATCAATCTGATGGAGGAGCTGCAGGAAGAATTCAATCTGACCTATTTGTTTATTTCTCATGATTTGAGTGTTGTCCGCCATATCAGTGACAAAGTCGGCGTCATGTATCTGGGGAAAATGATGGAGCTGACCGATAAACACGAGCTGTACGACAATCCGCTTCATCCTTATACGCAAGCGCTTTTGTCTTCAGTGCCTGTGACGAGAAAAAAAGACGCCGTCAAGCGGGAACGAATTATCCTGAAAGGAGAACTGCCGAGCCCGGCAAACCCGCCGAAAGGATGCGTGTTCCACACGCGATGCCCGATGGCCAAACCGATCTGCAAGGAACAAGTCCCGGCATTTGAGGAAGCCGCTCCCGGCCATTACGTTTCCTGCCATTTATACGCCTGA
- the trpS gene encoding tryptophan--tRNA ligase: MKKTIFSGIQPSGSVTLGNYIGAMKQFVDLQHDYNGYFCIVDQHAITVPQDRLELRKNIRNLAALYVAVGLDPEKATLFIQSEVPAHAQAGWMLQCVAYIGELERMTQFKDKSKGKEAVVSGLLTYPPLMAGDILLYGTDLVPVGEDQKQHLELTRNLAERFNKKYNDIFTIPEVKIPESGARIMSLADPLKKMSKSDPNQKAYITLLDEPKQLEKKIKSAVTDSEGIVKYDKENKPGVSNLLTIYSILGNTSIEELEAKYEGKGYGEFKSDLAEVVIGALTPIQERYRELIESDELDRILDEGAARANKTAGKMVKKMENAMGLGRKRR, encoded by the coding sequence ATGAAGAAAACGATTTTTTCAGGCATTCAGCCGAGCGGTTCCGTTACCCTCGGCAACTACATCGGCGCGATGAAGCAATTTGTCGATTTGCAGCATGACTACAACGGATACTTCTGTATCGTCGATCAGCATGCGATCACGGTTCCGCAGGATCGGCTTGAGCTGCGGAAGAACATCCGCAATCTCGCGGCTCTATACGTGGCCGTCGGGCTTGATCCCGAGAAAGCGACCCTCTTTATCCAGTCAGAGGTTCCCGCTCATGCCCAAGCGGGGTGGATGCTCCAATGCGTCGCATATATCGGCGAGCTTGAGCGGATGACGCAATTTAAAGATAAGTCAAAGGGCAAAGAAGCCGTCGTATCAGGACTGCTAACATACCCGCCGCTGATGGCCGGTGATATTTTACTGTACGGAACGGATCTTGTTCCCGTCGGAGAAGACCAAAAACAGCATCTTGAACTGACCCGCAACCTGGCGGAACGCTTCAATAAAAAATACAATGACATCTTCACGATTCCTGAGGTGAAAATCCCTGAATCAGGCGCGCGCATCATGTCACTGGCTGATCCGCTCAAAAAAATGAGCAAATCAGATCCGAACCAGAAAGCATACATCACGCTGCTTGATGAGCCAAAGCAGCTCGAAAAGAAAATCAAGAGCGCTGTCACTGATTCCGAAGGCATTGTAAAGTATGATAAAGAAAACAAACCGGGCGTCTCTAATCTTTTGACGATCTATTCTATTTTAGGAAACACATCAATTGAAGAATTAGAGGCCAAATATGAAGGAAAAGGGTACGGTGAATTCAAAAGCGATTTAGCCGAAGTCGTTATCGGCGCACTGACACCGATCCAAGAGCGCTATCGTGAATTAATTGAGAGCGACGAGCTTGACCGCATTCTCGACGAAGGAGCGGCGCGCGCTAACAAAACGGCCGGCAAAATGGTGAAAAAAATGGAAAACGCCATGGGTCTCGGGCGGAAAAGAAGATAA
- a CDS encoding peptide ABC transporter substrate-binding protein, translating into MKKRWSIVGLMLIFSLVLSACGGFSGGSGDGKKDTKGQTSLNINIKTEPFSLHPGLANDSVSGGVIRQTFEGLTRVNSKGEPEEGTASKIETSKDGKTYTFTIRDGAKWSNGDPVTAQDFEYAWKWALDPNNESQYAYQLYYIKGAEAANTGKGKLDDVGVKAVNDKTLKVELNNPTPYFLQLTSFYTYMPINKKIAEKHKNWNTNAGDNYVSNGPFKMTAWKHSGSITLEKNDQYWDKDSVKLKKINMVMINNNNTELKKFQAGELNWAGMPLGQLPTESLPTLKKDGSLHVEPIAGVYWYKFNTEAKPLNNVNIRKALAYAIDRSSIVKNVTQGEQIPAMAAVPPSMKGFKDNTKGYFKDNDVKTAKEFLNKGLKELGVKSASDLPAIKLSFNTDDAHAKIAQAVQEMWKKNLGVKVELDNSEWNVYIDKLHSQDYQIGRMGWLGDFNDAINFLELFRDKEGGNNDTGWEDPEFKKLLNQSQLETDPDKRIAELKKAEKIFIDAMPVAPVYFYTDTWVQDKNLKNVIITGTGEVYFRNASFE; encoded by the coding sequence ATGAAAAAGCGTTGGTCTATTGTAGGTTTGATGCTTATCTTCTCGCTTGTGTTAAGTGCGTGCGGCGGATTCAGCGGCGGATCAGGCGATGGTAAAAAAGACACCAAAGGACAGACTTCACTTAATATCAATATTAAAACCGAGCCGTTCTCACTGCATCCGGGTTTAGCGAATGATTCTGTTTCGGGAGGCGTAATCCGCCAGACCTTTGAAGGGTTGACACGCGTAAACTCCAAAGGTGAGCCTGAAGAAGGAACTGCATCTAAAATTGAAACAAGCAAAGACGGAAAGACCTATACATTTACGATTCGTGACGGTGCGAAATGGTCTAACGGCGATCCCGTGACTGCGCAGGATTTTGAATATGCATGGAAATGGGCGCTTGACCCGAACAACGAATCACAATACGCTTATCAGCTCTACTACATCAAAGGCGCTGAAGCTGCCAATACAGGTAAAGGAAAGCTTGATGACGTAGGCGTAAAAGCCGTAAACGACAAAACATTAAAAGTTGAACTGAATAACCCGACACCTTACTTCCTGCAATTAACTTCATTCTATACGTATATGCCGATCAACAAGAAAATTGCGGAAAAACATAAAAACTGGAACACAAACGCGGGCGACAATTATGTGTCAAACGGGCCGTTCAAAATGACAGCTTGGAAACACAGCGGTTCCATCACGCTCGAAAAGAACGATCAATATTGGGATAAAGATTCTGTGAAATTGAAGAAAATCAACATGGTGATGATTAACAATAACAACACCGAACTGAAAAAATTCCAGGCGGGCGAACTTAACTGGGCAGGAATGCCGCTCGGTCAGCTTCCGACTGAATCTCTGCCGACATTGAAAAAAGACGGATCTCTTCACGTTGAACCGATCGCAGGCGTGTATTGGTACAAATTCAACACAGAAGCGAAGCCGCTTAACAATGTGAACATCCGTAAAGCCCTTGCTTATGCAATCGACCGCTCGTCAATCGTGAAAAATGTGACGCAGGGCGAACAAATCCCGGCCATGGCTGCAGTACCGCCGTCAATGAAGGGATTCAAGGATAACACAAAAGGTTATTTCAAAGACAATGACGTCAAAACAGCAAAAGAATTCTTAAATAAAGGACTGAAGGAATTAGGCGTCAAGAGTGCCTCTGACCTTCCGGCAATCAAACTTTCCTTCAATACGGACGATGCGCATGCGAAAATCGCGCAGGCCGTACAGGAAATGTGGAAAAAGAACTTGGGTGTCAAAGTGGAGCTTGATAACTCAGAATGGAATGTGTACATCGACAAGCTGCACAGCCAGGATTACCAAATCGGACGTATGGGCTGGCTCGGCGATTTCAATGACGCGATCAACTTCCTTGAATTGTTCCGCGATAAAGAAGGCGGAAACAATGATACCGGATGGGAAGACCCTGAGTTTAAAAAGCTGCTGAATCAGTCTCAGCTTGAAACGGATCCGGATAAACGTATCGCAGAGCTGAAAAAAGCAGAAAAAATCTTTATTGACGCAATGCCGGTCGCGCCAGTTTATTTCTATACAGATACTTGGGTGCAGGATAAAAACCTCAAAAATGTGATCATAACCGGAACAGGTGAAGTTTACTTCAGAAACGCTTCTTTTGAATAA
- the opp4C gene encoding oligopeptide ABC transporter permease codes for MLQPNTGTPPSEIKLKENIQSKPETMTKIFFEKFFQNKLAVIGAVILTIIILSALFASVIAPYSPESQSLINRLKPPSLKHLMGTDKFGRDIFTRVLYGARVSLLVGFASVIGAITIGTVVGAVAGYFKGIVDAILMRTVDIVLSIPDIFLLITLVTIFQPGMDKLILIFSLTGWTTTARLVRGEFLSLRSREFVLAAKTIGTKNHHIIFSHILPNALGPIIVSATLKVGTVILAESTLSYLGFGIQPPIASWGNMLQDAQNFTLMIQAWWYPLFPGLLILLTVLCFNFVGDGLRDALDPKNVK; via the coding sequence ATGTTACAGCCAAATACCGGCACACCCCCCAGTGAAATAAAATTAAAGGAAAATATTCAATCCAAACCGGAAACAATGACTAAGATTTTTTTCGAAAAGTTCTTTCAAAATAAACTTGCTGTCATCGGAGCCGTTATATTAACCATCATCATCTTGTCTGCCTTATTCGCTTCGGTAATCGCTCCTTACTCTCCAGAGAGTCAATCTCTTATCAACCGTTTGAAACCGCCGAGTTTAAAACATCTAATGGGAACTGATAAATTCGGAAGAGATATCTTTACGAGGGTTCTGTACGGGGCGCGGGTTTCCTTGCTTGTCGGATTCGCTTCTGTGATCGGTGCGATTACTATCGGGACAGTTGTCGGAGCTGTTGCCGGATATTTTAAGGGGATTGTCGATGCCATTCTCATGAGAACTGTTGATATCGTACTATCTATACCTGATATATTTTTGCTTATTACACTTGTTACGATTTTTCAGCCCGGAATGGATAAATTAATTTTAATTTTCTCCCTTACAGGCTGGACAACAACAGCGCGCCTTGTCCGGGGGGAGTTTTTATCGCTTCGTTCCAGAGAGTTTGTACTGGCTGCAAAGACGATCGGTACAAAAAATCATCATATCATTTTTTCTCATATATTGCCGAATGCGCTGGGACCGATAATTGTCTCAGCCACATTAAAAGTGGGAACGGTTATTTTGGCAGAGTCTACATTAAGTTACCTCGGTTTCGGGATACAGCCTCCGATCGCAAGCTGGGGCAATATGCTTCAGGATGCGCAAAACTTTACGCTTATGATTCAAGCTTGGTGGTACCCGTTATTCCCGGGATTGCTGATCCTTCTTACCGTATTGTGCTTCAACTTTGTCGGAGACGGGCTGCGTGATGCGCTTGATCCGAAAAATGTGAAATGA
- a CDS encoding YjbA family protein: MLFLHDVWVNWFEGEENGYNVCHFHEWRKEDTVELLDQTPLLRVPSVLFHYIENDLSELPKELLDQVHQKSYVRKNHERTKLEYCFVVTDGIGIIAVDTIGYTIPVRKSRLIPRQEQLVYEMVKDVEPESFQFEPAQLESSKEYHILSLAPEHVRGLTRKERQIKQLMFMALDQLKGLKNRAEIVYWYTEWNPHMYEQIKRMSFEEIWDMLYNETIEGWSDKHLAFCENLIKGQPFFEKLWEMEQESKVN, translated from the coding sequence ATGTTATTTCTTCATGATGTGTGGGTCAATTGGTTTGAAGGGGAAGAGAATGGCTACAATGTCTGCCATTTTCACGAATGGCGGAAGGAAGACACGGTTGAGCTTTTGGATCAGACGCCGCTGCTCAGAGTGCCGTCAGTATTATTTCATTACATAGAAAACGACTTATCAGAGCTTCCGAAAGAGCTGCTTGATCAAGTGCATCAAAAGTCATACGTGCGAAAAAATCATGAGCGGACGAAGCTTGAGTACTGTTTTGTCGTGACAGACGGGATCGGCATCATTGCCGTGGATACGATCGGATATACCATCCCGGTCAGAAAGAGCCGCCTGATTCCGAGACAGGAGCAGCTTGTTTATGAAATGGTCAAGGATGTAGAGCCGGAATCGTTTCAATTTGAGCCGGCGCAATTGGAGTCTTCAAAGGAATATCACATTTTATCACTGGCGCCGGAGCATGTCAGAGGCCTGACGAGAAAAGAACGGCAGATCAAGCAGCTGATGTTTATGGCGCTTGATCAGCTGAAAGGGCTGAAAAACCGCGCGGAGATTGTGTATTGGTATACGGAATGGAATCCGCATATGTACGAGCAGATCAAACGGATGAGCTTTGAGGAGATTTGGGACATGCTTTACAATGAAACAATTGAAGGCTGGTCAGACAAGCATCTCGCGTTCTGTGAGAATTTGATTAAAGGACAGCCGTTTTTCGAAAAGCTTTGGGAAATGGAACAGGAATCAAAAGTGAACTAA
- a CDS encoding ABC transporter permease produces MVTYILRRTLMSLPILLGITILSFAIMKAAPGDPMSLMMDPTISQADRAKFIEKYGLNDPEPVQYVKWLGNMLQGDFGTSIVKKGTPVSELILSRLPNTIVLMLFSTLVALLISIPFGVLSAKRPYSKLDYGITVTSFLGLAIPNFWFGLILIMVLSVNLGWFPTGGVGTLNADFNIFDRLHHLILPAFVLATADMAGITRYTRSSMLDVLKQDYIRTARAKGFRDNKVIFKHGLRNGLLPVITIFGLMIPSFIGGAVVVEQIFTWPGLGKLFIDSAFSRDYPVIMAMTVISAVLVVVGNLIADILYALVDPRIEY; encoded by the coding sequence ATGGTTACATATATTTTACGGCGAACATTAATGTCCTTGCCGATTCTCTTAGGCATTACGATTTTATCATTTGCCATCATGAAAGCAGCGCCCGGAGATCCGATGTCACTTATGATGGACCCTACAATCAGTCAAGCGGACAGGGCGAAATTCATTGAAAAATACGGGTTGAACGATCCGGAACCCGTTCAATATGTGAAATGGCTGGGGAATATGCTCCAAGGGGATTTCGGGACTTCTATCGTAAAGAAAGGCACTCCTGTTTCTGAACTTATCTTATCCCGCTTACCGAATACGATTGTGCTTATGCTTTTTTCAACCCTTGTCGCTCTTCTTATCTCTATTCCATTTGGTGTTCTGTCGGCGAAACGGCCTTATTCAAAATTGGATTATGGGATAACTGTTACTTCATTTTTAGGGCTTGCCATTCCGAATTTTTGGTTCGGTTTGATTTTAATCATGGTCTTATCTGTAAATCTGGGATGGTTTCCCACTGGCGGAGTAGGCACTTTAAATGCTGACTTCAACATATTTGACCGTTTGCATCACTTAATTCTGCCTGCTTTTGTGCTCGCCACGGCAGACATGGCTGGAATAACGAGATATACAAGATCCAGTATGCTTGATGTGTTAAAGCAGGATTATATACGTACGGCGCGTGCGAAAGGATTTCGGGATAATAAAGTGATTTTTAAACACGGTTTGAGAAACGGACTTCTTCCGGTTATCACTATTTTTGGTCTGATGATACCGTCATTTATCGGGGGAGCGGTAGTGGTAGAACAGATTTTTACTTGGCCGGGTCTCGGCAAATTGTTTATTGATTCAGCCTTTTCACGAGATTATCCGGTTATCATGGCCATGACGGTCATTTCAGCTGTTTTGGTTGTGGTGGGGAATTTAATTGCAGACATCTTATATGCGTTGGTTGATCCCCGCATTGAATATTAA